In the Caldilineales bacterium genome, one interval contains:
- a CDS encoding 4-hydroxybutyrate CoA-transferase, which translates to MSAWTRIYESKITTADRAAAAVPNGASIFLTGNCSVPRQLLRALVDRARADQVEALRIHQVLTIGDADYVSPDLEGKMRVNTMFVSPNVRQAVNEGRADFTPVFLSEIPGLFKRGIVPLDIAFVHLSPPDEHGFCSYGIEVGLTKPAAESAAMVIAEVNDRMPRTLGDSFIHVSKLTHVVQVDYPLVELPQGEPGEMEKAIGMHVAELVPDGATMQLGIGAIPDGVLYFLRDKRHLGIHTELFSDGVVDLVERGVVTNERKSVHRGKIICGFILGSERLYRFVHDNAMVEFHPQDYVNDPFVIAQNDAMVSINSAIEVDLTGQVCADSMGHYFYSGVGGQLDFVRGASRSKGGRPIIALPSTAKDGAISRIVPALKPGAGVVTTRNDVHYVVTEYGVADLYGKSIRQRVEALIAIAHPNFRADLRHRARELHYL; encoded by the coding sequence ATGAGCGCCTGGACACGCATCTACGAATCGAAAATCACCACCGCCGACCGGGCCGCGGCTGCCGTGCCCAATGGCGCCAGCATCTTCCTCACCGGCAACTGCTCGGTGCCCCGACAACTGCTGCGGGCGCTGGTCGATCGTGCTCGCGCCGACCAGGTCGAAGCCTTGCGCATCCACCAGGTGCTGACCATCGGCGACGCCGATTATGTCTCGCCCGACCTCGAAGGCAAGATGCGGGTGAACACCATGTTCGTCAGCCCCAACGTTCGCCAGGCCGTGAACGAAGGCCGGGCCGACTTCACGCCGGTCTTCCTGAGCGAGATCCCCGGTCTGTTCAAGCGCGGGATCGTGCCCCTGGACATCGCCTTCGTCCACCTTTCCCCGCCCGATGAACACGGGTTCTGTTCCTATGGCATCGAAGTAGGCCTGACCAAGCCCGCCGCCGAGTCGGCGGCGATGGTCATCGCCGAGGTCAACGACCGCATGCCGCGCACCCTGGGGGATAGCTTCATCCATGTCTCCAAACTCACCCATGTGGTGCAGGTGGATTATCCCCTGGTCGAGCTGCCGCAGGGCGAGCCGGGGGAGATGGAAAAGGCCATCGGCATGCACGTGGCCGAGTTGGTGCCCGATGGCGCCACCATGCAGTTGGGCATCGGCGCCATTCCCGACGGGGTGCTCTACTTCCTGCGCGACAAACGGCATCTAGGCATTCATACCGAGCTTTTCTCGGACGGTGTGGTCGACCTGGTGGAGCGCGGGGTGGTGACGAACGAACGCAAGTCAGTCCATCGCGGCAAGATCATCTGCGGCTTCATCCTGGGGTCAGAACGCCTGTACCGCTTTGTCCACGACAACGCCATGGTCGAGTTTCACCCCCAGGATTATGTCAACGACCCCTTCGTCATCGCCCAGAACGACGCCATGGTCTCGATCAACTCGGCTATCGAGGTCGATCTAACCGGGCAAGTGTGCGCCGACTCGATGGGCCATTATTTCTACAGCGGCGTCGGCGGCCAGCTCGATTTCGTGCGCGGGGCCTCGCGCAGCAAAGGCGGACGCCCCATCATCGCCCTCCCCTCCACCGCCAAGGACGGCGCCATCTCGCGCATCGTCCCGGCCCTGAAGCCCGGCGCCGGCGTGGTGACGACGCGCAACGATGTCCACTACGTCGTCACCGAATATGGCGTCGCCGATCTCTACGGCAAGAGCATCCGCCAGCGCGTCGAAGCCCTGATCGCCATCGCCCACCCCAATTTCCGCGCCGACTTGCGCCACCGGGCGCGCGAACTGCACTATCTCTGA
- a CDS encoding PEP-CTERM sorting domain-containing protein, with amino-acid sequence MHRRSLFTIVLVVFSVLLLTASAFAQAASKRVALVIQFPARTYTEIVTVPADATAAQVLDAAVIPVGLAQFPWGPGLCNIDGVGNPATTADCFADPAHYWAYFHLSGNAWEIAQTGVGDYKPGDRAVEGFAWSGFDANFNPTVYPPVKTFDQIERETPPPPAEVPEPATLLLLGSGLAGLAAYARRRSTR; translated from the coding sequence ATGCATCGTCGATCGTTGTTTACTATCGTTCTCGTGGTTTTCAGTGTCCTTCTGCTCACGGCCAGCGCCTTTGCCCAGGCGGCAAGCAAGCGTGTGGCCCTGGTCATTCAGTTCCCGGCCCGCACCTATACCGAGATCGTCACCGTGCCCGCCGACGCCACCGCCGCCCAGGTGCTCGATGCCGCCGTCATTCCGGTGGGGCTGGCGCAATTCCCCTGGGGGCCGGGCCTGTGCAATATCGACGGCGTCGGCAACCCGGCCACGACCGCCGATTGCTTCGCCGACCCCGCCCACTACTGGGCCTATTTCCATCTGAGCGGCAACGCCTGGGAGATCGCCCAAACCGGCGTCGGCGACTACAAGCCGGGCGATCGCGCGGTCGAGGGTTTCGCCTGGTCGGGCTTCGACGCCAACTTCAACCCCACCGTCTATCCCCCGGTCAAGACCTTCGATCAGATCGAGCGGGAAACGCCGCCCCCGCCGGCCGAAGTCCCTGAGCCGGCCACCCTGCTGCTGTTGGGCAGCGGCCTGGCCGGCCTGGCCGCCTATGCCCGCCGCCGCTCCACCCGATAG
- a CDS encoding ATP-binding cassette domain-containing protein: MITLDHFSFQYTGAPAPTLSDVSLRLPQGAFVLVIGPSGAGKSTFLRSLNGLTPHFYGGRVSGTVRVDGRDPVALAPKGMSDLVGMVFQDPDAGFVVDRVEDELAFSLENWALPQDVMRKRVEEVLDQLRIAHLRARPVSSLSGGEKQRVAIASVLTLHPQLLVLDEPTSQLDPQAAEEVLLALRQLNEDLGITVVLSEHRLERVVQYADYILYWPGDGRPPVLGRPAEVLGQAPLTPPLIALGKALAWDPLPLTIKDGRRFALALKDRLHPPALPPTPAANGRPPAVLVDRLWHRYANGVEALRGVSLKVAPGEFLAVMGRNGSGKSTLLKHLVGLLKPAQGGVSVLGQDAARVPTEILASRVAYVPQNPDRLLFAETSAGELAYSRRAHRLPPDPAADLALLARLGIDHLAGCHPRDLSVGEKQRLALAAVLVSGPDLILLDEPTRGLDYIQKHNLAALLQALRAEGKTVIMATHDVELAAAAADRVALMAEGQIVVDGPARRVMAESMVFASQVNKLFRDPRLLTPEDVLASLN; encoded by the coding sequence ATGATCACCCTCGACCACTTCAGCTTCCAGTACACCGGCGCGCCCGCCCCTACCCTGTCCGACGTCTCGTTGCGGCTACCACAGGGCGCCTTCGTCCTGGTGATCGGGCCATCGGGCGCCGGCAAATCCACCTTCCTGCGCAGCCTCAACGGCCTGACGCCGCACTTCTACGGCGGCCGGGTGAGCGGAACCGTGCGGGTGGATGGCCGCGACCCGGTGGCGCTGGCCCCCAAAGGCATGTCCGACCTGGTGGGGATGGTCTTCCAGGACCCCGACGCCGGCTTTGTGGTGGATAGGGTCGAGGACGAACTGGCCTTTTCGCTCGAAAACTGGGCCTTGCCGCAGGATGTGATGCGCAAGCGCGTGGAAGAGGTGCTCGACCAGCTGCGCATCGCCCATCTGCGCGCCCGCCCGGTCAGCAGCCTATCGGGCGGCGAGAAACAACGGGTGGCCATCGCCTCGGTGCTCACCCTGCACCCCCAGCTCCTCGTCCTCGACGAGCCGACCTCCCAGCTCGACCCCCAGGCCGCCGAAGAAGTCCTCCTGGCCTTGCGGCAACTCAACGAAGACCTGGGCATCACCGTCGTCCTCTCCGAACACCGGCTGGAGCGAGTGGTGCAATACGCCGACTACATCCTCTATTGGCCGGGAGATGGCCGCCCGCCCGTGCTCGGCCGGCCGGCTGAGGTGCTCGGCCAGGCGCCCCTCACCCCGCCGCTCATCGCCCTGGGCAAAGCCCTGGCCTGGGACCCCCTGCCCTTGACGATCAAAGACGGCCGCCGCTTCGCCCTGGCCCTGAAAGACCGCCTGCATCCGCCCGCCCTGCCCCCAACGCCAGCGGCCAACGGTCGCCCTCCGGCCGTACTTGTCGACCGGCTGTGGCATCGCTATGCCAACGGCGTCGAAGCCCTGCGCGGGGTCAGCCTGAAGGTCGCGCCCGGCGAGTTCCTGGCGGTCATGGGGCGCAACGGCAGCGGCAAGAGCACCCTGCTCAAACACCTGGTGGGGCTACTGAAGCCAGCGCAGGGTGGTGTGAGCGTCTTGGGCCAGGATGCCGCCCGCGTCCCCACCGAAATCCTGGCTTCCCGCGTCGCCTACGTCCCTCAGAACCCCGACCGCCTGCTCTTTGCCGAGACCTCAGCCGGCGAGCTGGCCTACAGCCGCCGCGCCCACCGCCTCCCACCCGACCCGGCCGCCGACCTGGCCCTGCTGGCCCGGCTGGGCATCGACCATCTGGCCGGCTGCCACCCGCGCGACCTTTCGGTAGGCGAAAAACAGCGCCTGGCCCTGGCCGCCGTCCTCGTCTCCGGCCCCGACCTCATCTTGCTGGACGAACCCACCCGCGGCCTCGACTACATCCAGAAGCACAACCTGGCCGCCCTGCTGCAAGCCCTGCGGGCCGAGGGCAAGACCGTGATCATGGCCACGCACGATGTCGAACTGGCCGCCGCCGCCGCCGACCGGGTGGCGCTGATGGCCGAGGGGCAGATCGTGGTCGATGGTCCCGCCCGCCGCGTCATGGCCGAATCGATGGTCTTCGCCAGCCAGGTGAACAAACTCTTCCGCGACCCCCGCCTGCTGACGCCGGAGGATGTGTTGGCGAGTCTGAACTGA
- a CDS encoding energy-coupling factor transporter transmembrane protein EcfT yields MTVGYHPYAWISWLAAAFGIGLLTRNPLYLLVAVVSIGFVFAVLVRRQPAGGTAALTDTRPAVWKPVVRLALFLGLFTVAFNALTSHTGDYSLVSLPASWPLIGGPITLEAILYGLTSALGFLVMILAFSAFNSAVGPHTLLRLTPAFALPAGVALTIAVSFIPETVAAWGELRQAQRLRGHRTRGLADMQPLFVSLLGIGLDRAIQLAESMEARGFGHVGRAESSRRRQWAGAGILAGLILLLAGLLLRSFLAEAAWPGLVLILVGSLLLVLLLWRQGQRLPRSRYRRWLWRRTDTVVMAASLLALAGYLVTSLFFPRALFYYPYPPYPLLPPFNPLLGLIPALLLAPALLFPAPQPQPTP; encoded by the coding sequence ATGACGGTCGGCTACCACCCCTATGCCTGGATCAGTTGGTTGGCGGCGGCGTTCGGCATCGGCCTGCTCACCCGCAACCCGCTCTATCTGCTGGTCGCCGTCGTCAGCATCGGCTTCGTCTTCGCCGTCCTCGTCCGTCGCCAGCCTGCCGGCGGGACCGCCGCCCTCACCGACACCCGCCCCGCCGTCTGGAAACCGGTCGTCCGTCTGGCCCTGTTCCTCGGCCTCTTCACCGTCGCCTTCAACGCCCTCACTTCCCACACCGGCGACTACAGCCTCGTCAGCCTGCCCGCCTCCTGGCCCCTCATCGGCGGCCCCATCACCCTCGAAGCCATCCTCTACGGCCTGACCAGCGCCCTCGGCTTTCTGGTCATGATCCTGGCCTTCAGCGCCTTCAACAGCGCCGTCGGCCCCCACACCCTCCTGCGCCTGACCCCCGCCTTTGCCCTGCCGGCCGGCGTCGCCCTCACCATCGCCGTCTCCTTCATCCCCGAAACGGTGGCGGCCTGGGGCGAACTGCGCCAGGCCCAACGGCTGCGCGGCCACCGCACCCGCGGCCTGGCCGACATGCAACCCCTCTTCGTCTCCCTCCTCGGCATCGGCCTCGACCGCGCCATCCAGCTGGCCGAATCGATGGAAGCGCGCGGCTTCGGCCACGTCGGCCGGGCGGAATCATCCCGCCGGCGGCAGTGGGCGGGGGCAGGCATCCTGGCGGGGTTGATCCTGCTGCTGGCCGGGCTGCTGCTCCGCTCCTTCCTCGCCGAAGCAGCCTGGCCGGGCCTGGTGCTCATCCTGGTGGGCAGCCTCCTCCTCGTCCTCCTCTTGTGGCGGCAGGGCCAGCGCCTCCCCCGCAGCCGCTATCGTCGCTGGCTCTGGCGGCGAACCGATACAGTGGTGATGGCCGCCAGCCTTCTGGCTCTGGCCGGATACCTGGTCACCAGCCTCTTTTTCCCTCGCGCCCTTTTCTACTATCCCTACCCGCCCTACCCCCTCCTCCCGCCTTTCAATCCTCTCCTCGGTCTGATCCCCGCCCTCCTCCTGGCCCCCGCCCTCCTCTTCCCCGCCCCCCAGCCCCAACCCACCCCCTGA